From Bacteroidota bacterium, the proteins below share one genomic window:
- a CDS encoding NADH-quinone oxidoreductase subunit N, translating to MNIHDFLTMRNELLLTIVAVIVLVTDLNLKKDKKITIIPVAIGLFFITLIIGYLPVPTGILFGGMFRSNTLTILMKNILNIGLFIVMLQSVTWLKREENREKISEFFLLLISTLIGMNFMISSGDFLMFYLGLELATIPMAALAAFVHHQTRSAEAGIKLILSSALSSGILLFGLSMIYGTTGSIFFTEVAAAYTKAPLQVLAFIFFFTGMAFKISLVPFHLWTADVYEGAPVNVTSYLSVVSKGAASFIFIIVLYTVFSSITFIWKDVVYIISILTMTIGNLFALRQKNLKRFLAFSSIAQAGFILLGIVAGSKLGMTSVIYFVLVYIFSNLGAFGVVSAISAVTDKETMDDYNGLYHTNPKLSLLMTLSLFSLAGIPPVAGFFGKFFLFTSAASAGYYWLVFIAVLNATVSLYYYLLIVKAMFINRNESPIAYIKSDISTRFGLIICTIGIVALGFYSEIYEIITNLSFGIN from the coding sequence ATGAACATACACGATTTTTTGACCATGCGAAATGAACTGCTGCTGACAATTGTGGCGGTCATCGTTTTGGTCACCGATCTGAATCTTAAAAAGGATAAAAAGATCACAATTATCCCTGTTGCCATAGGATTATTTTTCATCACCCTGATCATCGGTTATCTTCCTGTTCCGACAGGCATTCTCTTTGGCGGTATGTTTCGCAGCAATACCCTGACAATTTTGATGAAGAACATCCTGAACATCGGATTGTTCATCGTTATGCTGCAATCGGTCACATGGCTTAAAAGAGAAGAGAACAGGGAAAAGATCAGTGAATTTTTCCTTTTGCTTATCTCCACGCTGATAGGGATGAATTTCATGATCTCGTCGGGTGATTTTCTGATGTTCTATCTTGGCCTTGAGTTGGCAACTATACCCATGGCGGCGCTTGCAGCGTTCGTGCATCACCAGACACGGTCAGCCGAAGCCGGCATCAAATTGATCCTTTCCTCTGCCCTTTCTTCCGGAATTCTGCTTTTTGGATTATCTATGATTTACGGGACAACCGGATCTATATTCTTCACTGAAGTTGCAGCTGCTTATACAAAAGCGCCTCTTCAGGTGCTGGCATTCATCTTTTTCTTCACCGGGATGGCTTTCAAAATATCGCTTGTGCCATTCCACCTGTGGACTGCCGACGTTTACGAGGGAGCTCCGGTCAATGTCACCTCCTATCTCTCAGTGGTTTCAAAAGGAGCCGCCTCATTCATCTTTATCATCGTCCTTTATACAGTTTTCAGTTCCATTACATTCATCTGGAAGGATGTCGTGTATATCATCTCCATTCTGACAATGACCATCGGTAACCTTTTTGCCTTACGGCAGAAGAACCTCAAACGTTTTCTCGCCTTTTCATCCATAGCGCAGGCAGGTTTCATCCTTCTCGGTATTGTAGCCGGATCAAAACTCGGGATGACGTCGGTGATTTATTTTGTTCTTGTTTACATTTTTTCAAACCTTGGTGCTTTTGGCGTTGTGTCGGCCATCTCGGCTGTGACTGATAAAGAAACCATGGATGATTATAACGGATTGTATCATACCAATCCCAAACTGAGCCTGCTGATGACTCTGTCACTGTTCTCACTGGCAGGCATCCCTCCTGTCGCCGGGTTCTTTGGGAAATTTTTCCTTTTCACATCTGCAGCATCAGCAGGATATTACTGGTTGGTGTTCATTGCGGTTCTTAATGCTACCGTATCACTCTACTATTATTTACTTATCGTTAAGGCAATGTTTATCAACAGGAATGAATCTCCGATAGCCTATATTAAAAGCGATATCTCCACCCGCTTCGGGCTGATAATATGCACCATCGGTATTGTGGCACTGGGATTTTACAGTGAAATCTATGAGATCATCACCAACCTGAGTTTCGGAATTAACTAG